The Erigeron canadensis isolate Cc75 chromosome 4, C_canadensis_v1, whole genome shotgun sequence genome window below encodes:
- the LOC122596903 gene encoding GDSL esterase/lipase At5g33370-like, translating into MSNTATPAIFIFGDSTADVGTNSFLTKTPIEYKANYPHHGIDFPNSRPTGRFSNGFNSADYLSKLMGHKRSPQPYLFLLRAGLRKQMFRGVNFASAASGLLDVTGKQLNIVPMSKQIKQFETVLSNLTLVKGRGAATNIIAKSVFAISVGSNDIFGYFQDNSTVDPPIFIASLITEYKCHIESLYKLGARKFGIISVPPIGCCPSQRLNNHTGGCFEIENTFARAFHASLDALLEKLSCELKGMKYSLGNSYNMTMNVITYPQLFNLTSVDAACCGEGVLRAQKGCSPKASLCPNRENYLFWDLFHPTQYASELAANTLYNGGPEFVKPINFAQLAAY; encoded by the exons ATGTCTAACACTGCTACGCCTGCCATTTTCATATTTGGTGACTCTACCGCTGATGTAGGAACGAATTCATTTTTGACCAAAACTCCTATTGAGTATAAAGCTAATTATCCCCACCATGGTATCGATTTTCCCAACTCTAGACCGACAGGACGATTCAGCAATGGCTTTAACAGTGCCGATTACCTCT CAAAGCTAATGGGACACAAAAGAAGCCCACAACCGTACTTGTTTCTCCTTAGAGCGGGACTCAGAAAGCAGATGTTTAGAGGTGTAAATTTTGCCTCCGCGGCATCCGGTCTTCTTGATGTGACAGGAAAACAATTG AATATTGTACCAATGTCAAAGCAAATCAAGCAATTCGAGACGGTTCTTAGCAATCTAACTTTGGTAAAGGGTCGAGGAGCGGCTACAAATATTATCGCAAAATCCGTGTTTGCCATTAGTGTCGGAAGCAACGACATTTTTGGCTATTTTCAAGACAATAGCACTGTTGATCCTCCTATTTTCATTGCCTCACTAATCACAGAATACAAGTGTCATATTGAg TCTTTGTACAAACTCGGTGCAAGGAAGTTTGGGATCATAAGTGTGCCTCCAATCGGATGTTGTCCATCACAAAGACTCAATAATCATACAGGCGGATGCTTTGAGATCGAAAACACTTTTGCTCGTGCATTTCACGCGTCACTCGATGCCCTTTTGGAGAAACTCTCTTGTGAACTAAAAGGAATGAAGTATTCACTTGGAAATTCATATAACATGACAATGAATGTCATCACATACCCACAACTATTCA actTGACGTCTGTTGATGCAGCATGTTGCGGCGAAGGGGTGTTACGTGCACAAAAGGGTTGTTCTCCAAAAGCAAGTTTATGTCCGAATCGTGAGAACTACCTCTTCTGGGACTTGTTTCATCCAACACAGTATGCATCCGAGCTTGCAGCCAACACATTATACAATGGTGGACCGGAATTCGTAAAACCGATTAACTTTGCGCAGTTGGCTGCATATTGA